The DNA segment GGACGTGGCGCCCGTCAACACCCGGCTGGTACCGAACTACCGCGACATCTTCAGCGGCCTGAAGATGCGCCCGTTCAACTCCAAGGACGGGAAGATGTACGGCATCCCGCACGGCCGCGGCGCCAATCTGCTGATGTACCGCACCGACAAGGTCTCCCCGGCCCCCGACTCCTGGAAGGCTGTCTTCGACGGCGCCGCGAAGTACGCGGGCAAGGTCACCGCCTACGACTCGCCCATCTACATCGCCGACGCCGCCCTCTACCTGATGAAGACCCGTCCCGCACTCGGCATCAAGGATCCGTACGCCCTGGACCGCACCCAACTCAACGCCTCCGTGGCCCTGTTGAAGAAGCAGCGACAGCAGATCGGCGAATACTGGAGCGAATACCAGAAGGAAGTCACCGCCTTCAAGGGCGGCGACAGTGTCCTCGGCACCACCTGGCAGGTCATCGCCAACACCGCCGCCGCGGAAAAGGCCCCCGTCAAGGCGGTCCTCCCCAAGGAGGGGGCCACCGGCTGGTCCGACACCTGGATGGTGTCCGCCAAGGCCGCCCACCCCAACTGCGCCTATAAGTGGCTCAACTGGATCGTCTCCCCGAAGGTGAACGCCCAGGTCGCCGAGTACTTCGGCGAGGCACCCGCCAACCGCAAGGCCTGCAAGGAGACCGCCGACCCCCGGCACTGCGACGTCTACCACGCTGATGACGAGTCCTACTACCGCCGCGTCCACTTCTGGACCACCCCCGTCCCGCAATGCCTCGACGGCCGCAAGAACGTCAAGTGCACCGACTACGCGGAATGGACCCGCGCCTGGACGGAGATCAAGGGCTGAGCGCGGGCACCGGGTGTCCGCCACGAACCATGAGCCCCGCACCCGCGGCCGGCTCGCCGCGCTCCTCGCCCCGCCGCTCCTGTGGCTGGTCCTCGCCTACCTCGGCTCCCTCGCCGTCCTCCTGCTCTCCGCCTTCTGGACCACCGACCCCTTCACCTCGGATGTCG comes from the Streptomyces angustmyceticus genome and includes:
- a CDS encoding ABC transporter substrate-binding protein, translating into MRNANPWKAAVAAGVLALVAACGSGGGTHDGGVAEQRSVGKGEGRVDIIAWAGYAEDGSNDPKADWVHPFEKQTGCKVNTKTAGTSDEMVSLMKTGQYDTVSASGDATLRLIAAGDVAPVNTRLVPNYRDIFSGLKMRPFNSKDGKMYGIPHGRGANLLMYRTDKVSPAPDSWKAVFDGAAKYAGKVTAYDSPIYIADAALYLMKTRPALGIKDPYALDRTQLNASVALLKKQRQQIGEYWSEYQKEVTAFKGGDSVLGTTWQVIANTAAAEKAPVKAVLPKEGATGWSDTWMVSAKAAHPNCAYKWLNWIVSPKVNAQVAEYFGEAPANRKACKETADPRHCDVYHADDESYYRRVHFWTTPVPQCLDGRKNVKCTDYAEWTRAWTEIKG